A segment of the Babylonia areolata isolate BAREFJ2019XMU chromosome 7, ASM4173473v1, whole genome shotgun sequence genome:
GTAAACATCTCCATATAAAAAATATTCTGTTTAAATTGTTTAAAAGAAATGTTTCGTTCTTCGATACCTACCTGGGCAAATGTTGTTGCCAAACAGGCGAATAACAAAAACGTGATTTCTTTCAGCATGATGCCTCTGTGTCGGGTTCGAAACGCAACACACAACTCAAACCAGACGACAAATTGTCATTATCACATGATAACTTGTCTGAAAAAAGGGAGATAATGCTAAAGATAAGCGAAGAAGACAGGTTCCATTTACCCGTTCAGGTTAAATTCATTCTAACTACGATTCGGATGAACCAATACTGGGCGATGGGGCCTGATGGTCAAACTTGTTCACAAAGATCCTGAGATACAATACAGGGACCAACAGAAACATCACTGTTTTTCCTGCATATTCACGTATGGCCATCATTCACGAATCATCTAaaatctcttcacacacacacacacacacacacacacacacacacacacacacacacacacacgcacgcacacacatactgcacggTGTGCATGCCTGGGAACGTGCGAGCCGCCGACGGTGTGTATGCCATgtatgcagttgtgtgtgtgtgtgtgtgtgtgtgtgtgtgtggacgtgtgtggaCGTTTGTATTTGTGTACGTATAGTATGCGTGTGTGGCCGCGTGGCCAGAATTAAGATGTGCAAAGCGGTTTGGTCGACTGAAATGGAGCGCATGATAATTCAATAatctgtattatttgtatttatttagcGCCATCCAATAAGTgtatcttttcattttatttaattttgttaaTTATGATTTAAatgttggacacgtgctgctgccaaGAAGCAAATATCTGTACCTATAAGTATAGAAAATAAAGTCTGCGAATCCGTGTACGTGTGTTCGTGTATTGTATTGGACACAGGTGCACTCTTATAaacagttgttttcttttcctatcgATATAAGGCAAAAGGCTCAGTGATAAAACATAAAAGCCGTGACATTgatatcgcacacacacatacgctcacacacacacacacacacacacacacacacacacacacacacacaagcgcatcaGGGTCTTTGGAAGGCAGCATGCTGCTTTGTAAACGGTTTCAGGAAGACAGGCTCAAATGCGTATCCCAGCTTGGAACAACGTTCATGAACGCAGGAACACAAATAGTTCACAAATCATGCTATTTTACATGCCTTTCATTTCCACTTGGCACGAATCGTATCTGCTAAATCAAAGCATAAGAAAACATTCCAATTGTCATATAGccttataatgatttttttttttttaaatacgaaaACAAAGTTTTCTCCCTCTTCTAACTAAAAACCCAATAAATGACCCCGGAAGTTAACATTATTTCCTGACCTTCATGCATGCAACATGTCGCAAAATCACCTTCGGTTTCTTGCCCGCACAGTTCTCGTGCGCAACAATGACATAGAACCTGCTTACAGGGTACTGGACAGGCAAGTTGTTTTTATTAATCGTTAGTACATTCTAATCCGCTGACTTTTTCTCCGTTCTGTGCATAAGATTTTAGTCTTAGTACCCAAAACTCATCACTCCAAATAGGgtcttgtctcttctttccacttaatttttattccattctattttGATACAAACATTACGGGGTCTCTGGTACCACCATGAGCTTTGGCTGTCTGAAATCGTcgtgttcatttgttttattgcATTTAGCTATATttaggtagattttttttttctgtggttggATTACAAGGCTTAACCAGCCAGtcattcttttgttcttttcttaaaCTTGAAGCagatgatttttttgattttttttttattgtgtatcGTATTTGAACCAATCTTACACATGTTGTATagccatatatttttttctccagATTGTCTTTAGTCTATTCCTCCCAATACCTCTCCAGTGTGTGCcttttataattatataatatgggaggaaagtggcagaatggttgatacACTCATCTCCCtttacagagactgagagagtcctTGAGGGCCTTGTTTCAAATagcactcttgccctttctcttaagtttgactggttaaaatgaaactgagcagctagtcatttggatgagacgataaactggggtcctgcgtgcagcacacacttggctcactgaaaaagaacccatggcaacaagagtgttgtcctctggcaaatttctgtagaagaaattttATCCAATCTGATACTGTGACAGGTACATATATGCAttcacaaggcctgactcagTGTGTGAGTTCTGCTGCTGGCCTggcatcagcctagcagatgtggtgtagcgtatttttataaatggatttgtctgaacacgggacgcctccttgagaaattgaaagtgAAACTATAGTAATTACCGGTATGTGGTATATTGTCGTTTATCTCATTTGAAAATATTGCTGCCCCAACAGCTTGAACAGAACAAGGATTTAAAACACTTGTGACAGTGGAAGTTTTAAAAAATCATGATTTATCATTTATGATAGTGATGGCTCAGTATGAAATGTATTTCAGATATACTGTTATTATCAGATATACTGATATTACTGTTTTCATTGAATCAGATTGATGCTTTACTTCCAGGATTTTGCGGAGTGAGAAATTCTTGTCTGATGTAAAACGGAAGGAGCGCTATGAGAAGCCCTTCCAGCAGAGGAGGCGGGCCAGCTACGAGCGCTGCAAACGAGTCTACAGTGCAGACATGGCAAGGAAGGTGGAGTTTGTGATGAGGAAGAACAGAACCAACCCTTTTCCACGCTGATGCAAGCAATGTGTAGGAAGAGAATGCGACCATGTCAGGATgtgcggagagaaagagaaaaaaaaattggagtaGAATTGGACTCGTGTGCATGTGTCACTGTATGAACTTAATGAAGTTGTTTCCCTCAGTCACAGAACCAGTACCTCTTAATGGCTTAAATAGATGGAATATGACAGCACACCTCTGTTAgtgtaaaagatatatatatatatatatatatatatatagacacacacatacatatatatacacaagtggaCTCACAGAGAGTGGTAGAAATTGCTTTTGGCTTGCTTCTGAACTGttggcctcaaggcctgactaactgcgttgggttacgctgctggtcaggcatctgcttgacagatgtggtgtagcgtatatggatttgtcctaatgcagtgatgcctccttgagctactgatactgatactgttggcctgcaataaagtaaaagaaaattaATGTTCTGTTCATTACTGTACCCAACAATAGATTAAGAATTGATAACCTTGGTGTCCTTGATATTCCTTTCATTTTACTCCTTTGGTTACTGTCTTCAGCATCTTCATGGATTAGCTATTTAGAATTAAAGGCTGAGAAAGaaagtttttcttttcatcagtgTGACACTAAAATGAGAACAGGATGCAAAGAAGTCTAGTTGAAAGAAACTGATAACTATGGCAGAAGTTATAATCACGTCAGTTGGAAGTTGTCAAGTCTGAGACGTCATTGATGCTGTTTTAGGCTATATATGCCATCTTCAAGACAACACACAATACATGATGTATACTTATAGTTGTAGATAAATTTCGATAAAAATGTAGATAAAGTTTGGTTGTCCATGATCAACACAAGTGAAAGATAGCCTGCAGTATTTGAGTGGATGAATGATTGAATGTATGCATTTTTTGTGGGATTGCATTTTTGTGAAATTATATGTTTATTGTTTCACCAGTTTGATTTCTGCTTCTGAGTCTTGGATTTCTCACAACCCTGTTTGTGATTTCATTccgttttgttggtgtttgtgtccATCTGTATGTTCGGCTGTGTCATTGCAACTTCTTTCA
Coding sequences within it:
- the LOC143284326 gene encoding small ribosomal subunit protein bS21m-like produces the protein MSQNHLRFLARTVLVRNNDIEPAYRVLDRILRSEKFLSDVKRKERYEKPFQQRRRASYERCKRVYSADMARKVEFVMRKNRTNPFPR